Proteins encoded together in one Streptomyces umbrinus window:
- a CDS encoding 2-amino-3,7-dideoxy-D-threo-hept-6-ulosonate synthase, translating into MLKTGKLLRLRRLSLAGDDRHLLVPLDHSVSDGPIVPADKWDDLLRALVAGGADGIIVHKGRARAFAPDILRSCALVVHLSASTARSADVHAKVLVADVEEALRLGADAVSVHVNIGSDTEAQQLADLGAVARSCDAWGMPLIAMVYPRGPRIEDPRDPDLLAHLANVAADLGADMVKTSVALPIDRMAEVVANSPIPVLAAGGPPDGSDLVEYGAAVMATGCQGLAIGRRIFSAPSPAALVSRLAAVVHGVPGGNGITDDMRMTNYSTIVAGVA; encoded by the coding sequence ATGCTGAAAACTGGCAAGCTATTACGCTTGAGAAGACTTTCGCTCGCGGGTGACGACCGGCACCTGCTCGTACCGCTCGACCACAGCGTTTCGGACGGCCCGATCGTCCCCGCCGACAAGTGGGACGACCTGCTGCGCGCACTGGTGGCCGGCGGCGCCGACGGGATCATCGTCCACAAGGGGCGGGCCCGCGCCTTCGCCCCGGACATCCTCAGGAGCTGCGCCCTGGTGGTGCACCTGAGCGCCAGCACCGCCCGCTCCGCCGACGTCCACGCCAAGGTGCTGGTCGCCGACGTCGAGGAGGCACTGCGGCTCGGCGCCGACGCGGTCAGCGTCCACGTGAACATCGGCTCGGACACCGAGGCCCAGCAGCTCGCCGACCTGGGGGCGGTGGCCCGTTCCTGCGACGCGTGGGGCATGCCGCTGATCGCGATGGTCTACCCCCGCGGCCCCCGCATCGAGGACCCGCGCGACCCCGACCTCCTCGCCCATCTGGCCAACGTCGCCGCCGACCTGGGCGCGGACATGGTGAAGACCTCCGTCGCCCTGCCGATCGACCGCATGGCCGAGGTCGTGGCCAACAGCCCGATCCCCGTGCTCGCGGCCGGCGGTCCACCGGACGGCTCCGACCTGGTCGAGTACGGCGCCGCCGTGATGGCCACCGGCTGCCAGGGGCTGGCCATCGGCCGCCGGATCTTCTCGGCCCCCTCGCCCGCCGCGCTGGTGTCCCGGCTCGCGGCGGTCGTGCACGGTGTGCCCGGCGGCAACGGCATCACTGATGACATGCGCATGACTAACTATTCGACGATCGTGGCAGGAGTCGCATGA